The Procambarus clarkii isolate CNS0578487 chromosome 57, FALCON_Pclarkii_2.0, whole genome shotgun sequence genome has a segment encoding these proteins:
- the LOC138353419 gene encoding serine-aspartate repeat-containing protein I-like, with product MASGDAMACDDAMAVGDAIVGGDAMASGYAMAGDNAIAGGDAIAGDDAMAGDDAMAGGDAIAGRDAIAGVDAMTGSDAIAGVDAMADSDAMAGGDAIAGDDAMAGDYAMASGVAMAGGVHMAGYDAMAGDDAPAGGVAMGGDDAMAGDDAMAGGDAITGSDAIAGDNAMACGDAMAGDDAISGGDLMASSDAMAGGDAMAGDYAMAGGATMAGGVAMVGYDSMAGDDAMASDDSMAGGDAIAGDEAMAGGDAIASSDANAGGDAMDGGDAMTGDDAMAGGDAMAGDDAMAGGDAMAGSDAIAGGDAFSGGDAMADDDAMAGGDSMAGDYIIAGDDAIAGGDAISGGDAITGGDAMTGDYIIAGGDVMACSDAIAGGDAIAGGNAMPGD from the coding sequence atggctAGTGGTGATGCAATGGCTTGTGATGATGCAATGGCTGTTGGTGACGccattgttggtggtgatgccatggctagtggttacgccatggctggtgataacgccattgctggtggtgacgccattgctggtgatgacgccatggcggGTGATgatgcaatggctggtggtgatgccattgcTGGTAGGGACGCTATTGCTGGAGTTGACGCAATGACTGGTagtgacgccattgctggtgttgatgcaaTGGCTGatagtgacgccatggctggtggggacgccattgctggtgatgacgccatggctggtgattacGCTATGGCTAGTGGtgtcgccatggctggtggtgtccACATGGCGGgatatgacgccatggctggtgatgacgcacCGGCTGGTGGTGTCGCCATGGggggtgatgacgccatggctggtgatgatgccatggctggtggtgacgccattacTGGTAGTGACGCCATTGCTGGCGATAATGCCATGGcttgtggtgacgccatggctggtgatgacgccatttCTGGTGGTGACCTTATGGCAAgtagtgatgccatggctggtggtgacgccatggctggtgattacGCTATGGCTGGTGGTgccaccatggctggtggtgtcgCCATGGTGGGATATGattccatggctggtgatgacgccatggcgaGTGATGActcaatggctggtggtgacgccattgctggtgatgaggccatggctggtggtgacgccattgctAGTAGTGACGCCAATGCTGGAGGTGATGCCATggatggtggtgatgcaatgactgGTGATGACgctatggctggtggtgatgccatggctggtgatgacgccatggctggtggtgacgccatggctggtagtgacgcaattgctggtggtgacgccttttctggtggtgacgccatggctgatgatgatgccatggctggtggtgactcgATGGCTGGTGATTACATCattgctggtgatgacgccattgcTGGAGGTGACGCCAtttctggtggtgacgccattactggtggtgacgccatgactGGTGATTACATCATAGCTGGTGGTGACGTCATGGCTTGTAGTGACGcaattgctggtggtgacgccattgctggtggtaATGCCATGCCTGGTGATTAG
- the LOC138353420 gene encoding mRNA decay activator protein ZFP36L3-like, with translation MAGSDAMACGDAMAGGEAMAGGDAMAGGDAIAGGDAIAGDDAMAGRDAMAGGDAMADGDVMAGGDAMAGGDAMAADDAMAGDDAMVGDDAMAGYDAMASGDAMASDDAIAGGDAMANGDGMAGGDAMAGGDAIAGGDAMPVDAVIASGDAIAGGEAMACDYIMAGGDAIAGGDVMSGGDAMAGGKPMACDDAMAGGDAMAGGDAMAGESTWDCCWTKDQSVQGSQGLFTSLL, from the exons ATGGCTGGTAGTGACGCCATGGcgtgtggtgatgccatggctggtggtgaagctatggctggtggtgatgccatggccggtggtgacgccattgctggtggtgatgccattgctggtgatgatgccatggctggtcgtGACGCCATGgcaggtggtgatgccatggcagaTGGTGAcgtcatggctggtggtgacgccatggctggtggtgatgccatggctgctgatgacgccatggctggtgatgacgccatggttGGTGATGACGCAATGGCTGGTTATGATGCCATGGctagtggtgacgccatggctagtGATGACGcaattgctggtggtgacgcaatgGCTAATGGTGAtggcatggctggtggtgacgccatggctggtggtgacgccattgctggtggtgatgccatgcctgTTGATGCCGTAATTGCTAGTGGTgatgccattgctggtggtgaagCCATGGCTTGTGATTAcatcatggctggtggtgacgccattgctggtggtgatgttatgtctggtggtgatgccatggctggtggtaaaCCCATGGCttgtgatgacgccatggctggtggtgacgccatggctggtggtgatgccatggcgggtg agtcgacctgggactgctgttggACAAAGGATCAGTCtgtccaaggcagccaaggtctcttcaccagtctgctttga
- the LOC138353421 gene encoding serine-aspartate repeat-containing protein I-like, with protein sequence MTSGVAIAGDDIMAGGDAMAGSDTIACNDAMADSSAKAGGDAIAGDDPMTSGVAIAGDDIMAGGDAMAGSDTIACNDAMADSSAKAGGDAIAGDDSIAGGDAMAGSDAIAGGNAISGVDAMADGDAKADGDAIAGDDAIAGGDDIAGSYTIAGCDTIAGGDAISCDFVMAGSDAIASGDAMAGGDSMAGGDAVVGGDATASYDAMAGDDAIAGGDAMASGAPWLVMTPFLVVPQWLVVMPWLVVTPWLVVMP encoded by the coding sequence ATGACTAGTGGTGTCGCCATAGCTGGTGATGAcataatggctggtggtgatgccatggctggtagtGACACCATTGCTTGCAATGATGCAATGGCTGATAGTAGCGCaaaggctggtggtgacgccattgctggCGATGACCCAATGACTAGTGGTGTCGCCATAGCTGGTGATGAcataatggctggtggtgatgccatggctggtagtGACACCATTGCTTGCAATGATGCAATGGCTGATAGTAGCGCaaaggctggtggtgacgccattgctggtgatgactccattgctggtggtgacgccatggctggtagtgacgccattgctggtggtaACGCCATTTCTGGTGTTGATGCCATGGCTGATGGTGACGCGAAGGCAGAtggtgacgccattgctggtgatgacgccattgctggtggtgacgataTTGCTGGTAGTTACACCATTGCTGGTTGTGACACCATTGCTGGTGGAGACGCCATTTCTTGTGATTTCGTCATGGCTGGTAGTGACGCCATTGCTAGTGGTGACgctatggctggtggtgattccatggctggtggtgatgccgtgGTTGGTGGTGACGCCACGGCtagttatgacgccatggctggtgatgacgccatagctggtggtgatgccatggctagtggtgcaccatggctggtgatgacgccattcCTGGTGGTGCCCCAATGGctagtggtgatgccatggctggtggtgacgccatggctggtggtgatgccatag
- the LOC138353422 gene encoding mRNA decay activator protein ZFP36L3-like produces MADGDAIAGGDAMAGGHAMADSDAIDGDDAIAGDDAMAESDAITGGNAISGGDAIADGNAKADGDAIAGDDAIAGGDDIAGSYAIAGCDTIADGDAMAGDFVMAGGDAMAVG; encoded by the coding sequence atggctgatggtgacgccattgctggtggtgacgccatggctggtggtcatGCCATGGCTGATAGTGACGCCATTGATGGTGATGATGCCATTGCGGGTGATGATGCAATGGCTGAAAGTGACGCCATTACTGGTGGTAACGCCatttctggtggtgatgccatagcTGATGGTAACGCGAAGGCTGAtggtgacgccattgctggtgatgacgccattgctggtggtgacgataTAGCTGGTAGTTACGCCATTGCTGGTTGTGACACCATTGCTGATggagacgccatggctggtgatttcgtcatggctggtggtgatgccatggctgttgGGTGA
- the LOC138353423 gene encoding serine-aspartate repeat-containing protein I-like, giving the protein MAVGDAMAGGDAMAAGDAVAGGDVMASYDAMAGGDAMAGGDAMAGGDTMARDDAIPCGAPMASGDTMACGDAMAGGDAMACGDAMAGSDAMAGGDAIAGDDAMAGGVAMAGGDAMAGGDAIAGDDAMAGGDAMASGDAMAGGDAIAGEDAMAGDDVMSVGDAIAGGEAMAGGDVIAGGDAIAGDDAMAGDDAMDGGDAMAGDDAMADSDEMAAGDAIVGGDAMAGGDAMACVDAMAGGDTMAGDDAIAGSDANAGGVAMAGGNAIFYGDAIAVNDALAGGVAMAGSDAIAGGDAISGGDAMADDDAMARGDAMTGDYIMAGDDAIAGGDAIAVGDAMAGDDAIAGGDVIAGGDAIGGGDAMASGDAMAHGDAMAGDDAMAGGDAIAGGGAIAGGDAMTGSDTIAFDEAIAGDDAMAYSDAHAGCDAIAGGDAMAGAYIMAGGDAMAGGDAMAVDDAIADGDDMAGGDAMAGGDAMAGDDAMAGSDTISGGDAMAGGDAMVALRQQRHLWSGDAMAGGDAMAVDDAIAGGDALASGDAMAGGDAIAGVDAMTGDDAIAVGDAIASGDTMAVGDVIAGGDAITGSDAIAGDDAIAGDDARLVGMPLLVGALFLVVKP; this is encoded by the exons ATGGCagttggtgatgccatggctggtggtgacgccatggctgctgGTGATGccgtggctggtggtgatgtcatGGCtagttatgacgccatggctggtggtgacgccatggctggtggtgatgccatggctggtggtgacaccatggctCGTGATGACGCCATTCCTTGTGGTGCCCCTATGGCTAGTGGTGACACCATGGcttgtggtgacgccatggctggtggtgatgccatggcttgtggtgatgccatggctggtagtgatgccatggctggtggtgacgccattgctggtgatGACGCTATGGCTGGTGGtgtcgccatggctggtggtgatgccatggctggtggtgacgccattgctggggatgacgccatggctggtggtgacgccatggctagtggtgatgccatggctggtggtgacgccattgctggtgaagacgccatggctggtgatgatgtAATGTCTGTTGGTGACGCCATTGCAGGTGGTgaagccatggctggtggtgatgtcattgctggtggtgacgccattgctggtgatgatgccatggctggtgatgatgccatggatggtggtgacgcaatggctggtgatgacgctaTGGCTGATAGTGATGAGATGGCTGCTGGTGACGccattgttggtggtgatgccatggctggtggtgacgccatggcttgtGTTGACGCTATGGCTGGTGGTGataccatggctggtgatgacgccatagCTGGTAGTGACGccaatgctggtggtgttgccatggctggtggtaacGCCATTTTTTATGGTGACGCCATTGCTGTTAATGACGCCTTGGCTGGTGGTGTCGCCATGGCTGGTAGTGACGcaattgctggtggtgacgccatttcTGGTGGTGACGCTATGGCTGATGATGATGCCATGGCTCGTGGTGACGCGATGACTGGTGATTACATCATGGCTGGCGATGACGCTATTGCTGGAGGTGACGCCATTGCtgttggtgacgccatggctggtgatgacgcaattgctggtggtgacgtcattgctggtggtgacgctataggcggtggtgatgccatggctagtggtgacgccatggcacatggtgatgccatggctggtgatgatgcAATGGCCGGTGGTGATGCCATTGCTGGTGGGGGCGctattgctggtggtgatgccatgactGGTAGTGACACTATTGCTTTTGATGAGGCCATAGCTGGTGATGATGCTATGGCTTATAGTGACGCCCATGCTGGTtgtgacgccattgctggtggtgacgccatggctggtgcttacatcatggctggtggtgacgccatggcaggTGGTGATGCTATGGCTGTTGATGACGCTATAGCTGATGGTGAcgacatggctggtggtgatgcaatggctggtggtgacgccatggctggtgatgacgccatggctggtagtGACACTATaagtggtggtgatgccatggctggtggtgacgccatg gtggcgcttagacagcaacgccatctatggagtggtgatgccatggctggtggtgacgccatggctgttgatgacgccattgctggtggtgacgccttgGCTAGTggggatgccatggctggtggtgacgccattgctggtgttgatgccaTGACTGGTGATGATGCAATTGCTGTTGGTGACGCCATTGCTAGTGGTGACACCATGGCTGTTGGGGATgtcattgctggtggtgacgccattacTGGTagtgacgccattgctggtgatgacgccattgcGGGTGATGATGCAAGGCTGGTGGGGATGCCATTGCTGGTGGGGGCGCTATTTTTGGTGGTGAAGCCATGA